A genome region from Engraulis encrasicolus isolate BLACKSEA-1 chromosome 6, IST_EnEncr_1.0, whole genome shotgun sequence includes the following:
- the pdcb gene encoding phosducin b, protein MADDEQVTQTGPKGVINDWRRFKLESMDVENLPQKKKELLRQMSSPNKPNDGRGGLNRKMSVQEYELIKEDMADEQCLKRYRKNCMQEMHERLSFGPRFEGVHELADGEAFLEVIEKEHRNTVVVVHIWKAGVAGCDMLNGCLDCLSLEYPTVKFCRISVEASGAGEKFSDEVLPALLVYKAGELLGNFLAITQNFNAEFFATDVEAFLNEYGLLPEKDAAMMDTEDADVE, encoded by the exons ATGGCAGACGACGAACAGGTTACACAAACAG GGCCCAAGGGGGTGATTAATGACTGGAGGAGGTTTAAGCTGGAGAGCATGGACGTGGAGAACCTGCCCCAGAAGAAGAAGGAGCTGCTCCGGCAGATGAGCTCGCCAAACAAACCCAACGACGGCCGGGGAGGACTCAACCGCAAG ATGAGCGTGCAGGAGTACGAGCTGATCAAGGAGGACATGGCGGACGAGCAGTGCCTGAAGCGCTACCGCAAGAACTGCATGCAGGAGATGCACGAGCGGCTGAGCTTCGGGCCGCGCTTCGAGGGCGTGCACGAGCTGGCGGACGGCGAGGCCTTCCTGGAGGTCATCGAGAAGGAGCACCGCaacacggtggtggtggtgcacatCTGGAAGGCCGGCGTGGCCGGCTGTGACATGCTCAACGGCTGTCTGGACTGCCTGAGCCTGGAGTACCCCACCGTCAAGTTCTGCCGCATCAGCGTGGAGGCCTCGGGCGCCGGCGAGAAGTTCTCGGACGAGGTGCTGCCGGCGCTGCTGGTCTACAAGGCCGGCGAGCTGCTGGGCAACTTCCTGGCCATCACGCAGAACTTCAACGCCGAGTTCTTCGCCACCGACGTGGAGGCCTTCCTCAACGAGTACGGACTGCTGCCCGAGAAGGACGCCGCCATGATGGACACGGAGGACGCCGACGTGGAGTAG